The genomic region TTGCATTCCAATTTACTTCAAATTCTAAAAGGTTTGTCGCGTTGCGTTATCATCCTGCTAAATAAACGCAACAAATAAAATGAATTTGCTACTGTCTCTATTTTTTCAACAGCAGCTATATTGACATCTATTTAACACTATCGTTTGCCTTCATCCTACTAATATTAAAATTATCCCTTACTTTTGTTCTTGCATGAAAGAACTCGCCTACCTCAATAAGTTTTTCTATAAATATCGCTGGCAAATTATCCCTGGTGTCATCTTCGTCATCATATCGAATTACTTTGGTATTTTACCAGCACAGGTTATCCGTGAAGCTTTTGACTTGGTGAAAGAGAATATCGACCTCTATCGCTTATATGATGGATTCGAGCGACAAGGATTAATCTATCAAATATTCGGAAATAGTCTGTTATTCTTTGGTATTGTAGTGCTCGTGCTTGCCCTGTTGAGAGGAATATTCCTCTTCATGATGCGCCAAACTTTGATTCTAACATCGCGCCATATCGAATACGACTTAAAGAACGAGATCTACCAGCATTACCAGGAGCTTGACTTTGCTTTCTATCGTCGCAACAATACCGGTGATTTGATGAACCGTGCGACGGAAGATGTTAATCAAGTGAGAAATTATTTAGGCCCCGCGATTATGTATGCGATCAATACGGTGGTGTTGTCGATCATGATTATCTATGCCATGTATAATGTAAATGCTAAGTTGGCGACCTATTCCCTCCTTCCTATCCCCATTATCTCGGTATTGATCCTGTTTGTAAATAAGGTTATCAACAGACGCAGCGAGCGGATACAGCGTCAATTATCGCATCTTTCCTCTTTTGTTCAAGAAACATTCTCGGGAATTCGCGTAATCAAAACTTATACACGCGAAAAAGATAAGATGAATTCTTTTAAGGTCGAAAGCGATCGTTATAAAGACATCAACTTAAATTTGGTAAAAGTTCAGGCGATCTTTTTCCCATTGATTATCTTTTTAGTAGGATTCAGCACAATTATCACGGTATATATTGGTGGCTTGGAGGTAAACGACGGAAATATTACCGCCGGAAATATTGCCGAATTCATTATCTATGTAAATCAGCTCACCTTTCCTGCGATGTCTTTAGCTTGGGTCACATCGCTCGTTCAGCGAGCCGCAGCTTCGCAGAAGCGTATCAACGAGTTCTTAAAAACGAGATCAGAGATTGAAGAAGGCAGCAGCGAAGCGAAAATAGCGGGCGATATTCGTGTGGATAATATATCTTTTACATATCCGGATACAGGTATTAAAGCGATAGACAACATCAGTTTTCATATTCCGGTCGGCAAAACGATGGCAATCATAGGCAAGACCGGGTCGGGTAAATCCACTATAGCGAATTTACTGCTGCGTATGTATGATGTCGATTCCGGAGCAATTCTATATGATGATAAAAACATCAAAAACTTTAAAACCCATGCCGTACGGGAGCAAATCGGTTTTGTCCCGCAGCAGGTATTTCTGTTTTCAGATACCATTGCTCGCAATATTGCCTTTGGATTAGACCAAGTGGATATGCCTCGCATTGAGCAGGCTGCTAAGGATGCAGCCGTTTATGACAATATTAAGGGCTTTGAAGAAGGCTTTGAAACTCATATTGGCGAACGAGGTATTACCCTTTCCGGCGGGCAAAAACAGCGTGTCTCTATCGCACGTGCCTTAGTGAAAGATCCAAATATCCTCATCTTTGACGACTGCTTATCTGCCGTTGATACGAAGACCGAAGAAGAGATTCTCCACAATCTTGGCCGCATTATGGAAGGGAAGACATCGATCATCATTGCACACCGGATTTCAACCATCAAGAATGCGGATCAGATCTTAGTACTCGATCAGGGGCGTATCATCGAACGTGGCACCCATCAAGAATTACTCGCTTTAGAAGGAGAGTACAGCTCACTTTACGAAAAACAATTATTAGAATCATAAATTAATTTAAGAAAAACTAGCAAGGCGAATTAATCCGGTTAAAATTACCAGAGGTTACACCGATATCGATGAGATAGAAATCGAACTTCCAGCCAATTTGGATAGCAGAATTAAGCCCGCAGATATCAAAAAGGAAATCCCTATGGGCTACTACGAAATGTCTATGAAAATGAAAGATGGCAAGCTGGTATGCTATAGAAAAATGCAGATTAAAGAGGGCGAATATCCTGCTGAAAGCTATGCAGCATTCAGTGAATTTATGAAAGATGCATCGTTCAGCGACACCTACCGATATATTTTACCGTTAATCGACAAAAAGCAAAACTAATTTATATCTTTGCTGAAAGCCAAAAGGGGGATTAGCTCAGCTGGCTAGAGCGCTTGCCTGGCAGGCAAGAGGCCACCGGTTCGAGTCCGGTATTCTCCACAAGATGACAAAAGAGGGTAAACTTGCCCTCTTTTGTCATTTTCAGATATTAGCTACAAGATTTAGAGTATTGTCTCACCTTCTTTTAACCCTGTTGAAATTGCTAGACGCTAAAAAATGTTTTATAAAAAACAGCAAAAAGTATCATCAAGTTAAGAAAAATGCTAGCTCAATATTTTGCTTATTTTAAGCATGCTGACTTCGTTTACCAATTACAAACACGGTAACCAATCCTAGTAAAGTTGTACCAAACAATATTGACCCGGCCACTTCATAGCTATTCATTACTAGAAAGGCGCCAGTACCAATACATATTGCTGCTATAAGAAGTCCAAAAATCTGACCCAACTTACTTTGAAATAATTGCTCACCCAAATGCATCTTCTCTAATCCCATACGATGATTTTGTTGCTTTTCCGCCATTACTAGTATTCTTTCAGCACAACCAGGGAGTATTCTTTCATAACCCTCAAAAGTTTCTGGCTGCGGAAGTGGGCCTGAATGAGTCCTCAATTGCATTAGCGAAATCGTTGTTAAAACCTCCCGCCTTTGAACCTTAGAGAGGCTTTTCAATAGGTTAGGATTGATCTCATTTAAGCCCCTTTCTACTTCAATCGGGATCACATCCTCTACAGCAGGTTCAGATTGCTGACCTAAATCCATTCCCTTTTTGGAATTAATGTGTGTCATCTTGAATTACACTAAAAAACGTATAATTCTTTATTCTCTCGTTTGATATACGTTTCAGCATTTTTGATATCATTCCCGACCATCTCCCAATCTCTAAGTAAAGCCTTTTTATCTGACTGCATCTCCGAATTGGAGGTATGGTAATCAAAGTATTTGCCGGCCACATTAAACACACTTCCAAGACCCGACCAAAACGAATTTGTAGGGAAAACGATAGACGATCTTTTTACTTTTACAATTTTTCTTCTAAATGCATTCATAATAATCCTTTCGACTTTTAATTTTCTCATAAAATGAGATTGGTGTATATGATTGTGTAAAATTGATATTCAATAAGATAAGTTAACCTAAAATAATAAACCGATATTCCTTTCACCTCTAAAATACACTTAAAGTTACAAATTATTCCTAATATGTAAAAATTATATCTAAGTTATTATTCTGCACAACAGTATCATCTCCAATCCAAAAAAAAAAGGCTAACACATCGTGCTAGCCTCTTTTTTTGATCCTAAGATATCTTAGTTGTTTTCTTCTGTAGGTAATACAGAAACATAAGATTTGTTGTTAGCTTTTTTGCGGAAAACTACTGTACCGTCGATTAAAGCGTATAATGTATGGTCTTTACCGATACCTACGTTAGAATCTGGGTTATGTTGAGTACCACGTTGGCGAACGATGATGTTTCCAGCGATTGCTTGTTGACCACCAAAAATCTTGATACCTAATCTCTTACTATGTGACTCACGGCCGTTCTTGGAACTACCCGCACCTTTTTTGTGTGCCATTTCTTTATTCTAATTTATGACTTACGTCAGATTAAAAATTCAATTATAAACTGATACCAGTGATCTGGATTTTAGTGAATTGTTGACGGTGACCGTTTTTCTTCTTGTAGCCTTTACGACGTTTTTTCTTGAAAACGATTACTTTTTCACCTTTTAAATGAGACAAAATCGTAGCTGAAACTTTAGCACCTGAGATACTTGGCGTACCAACAGTAAATTTACCACCGTCCTCTGCTAACAATACATTGTCAAATTCAATACTAGCGCCTTCGTCTCCTTGTAAACGGTGTACAAAAAGGTATTGGTCTTTAGCAACTTTAAATTGCTGTCCTGCTATATTTACTATTGCGTACATTGTTATGAATTAATTGTTATTATTTAATGAGTGGCAAAGATAGAATATATTTCTTATTCAAACAAACTTATTTTCGATATCTTTAATCCATAGCACATAACTATGTTTAGCAAAATCATCAAAAACCAATACTTCCACGCCATTGTCATGCCCGTAGCATATGCAATGCTCATGAGATTCCTATTTAATATCTCCAATTTATCCTCGCTATTCGCGTTAATGTCAATCAGCTTCTTATTCGTTGTTCCTTTCGTCATGGGGGCTTTAGCAGTTTATTTCGCTCCAATCGAGCGAACAAGAAACAATGCTTTCACCATACTGTTCCCGTGGATCCCATTAACCGTATTTGCAATCGTTACGCTTTTTGTGGAGCTAGAAGGATGGGCTTGTTGGATGATGGTCTTCCCTATTTTTATGGTATTCGCATCAATTGGAGGATTGCTGGGAAAAAGTTTTCAGAAAAAACACGATACCATCATGGTAAGCGTCCTAGTTCTTTTGCCTTTATTTGCTGCCCCCTTAGAAGCCTGGATGGGACGAAGCAAAGAGCAATTCAAAGCCTATAATTACATAGACATTGAAGCACCCGCCGACAAAATATGGGGATTGGTAACCCGCGTTTCCAAAATTAGCGAGGCGGAAGATAGCGGCTGGTTAAACCGCATGCTTGGTTTTCCCCGTCCCGTAGAAGCAGAATTAAACTACGAGGGTGTCGGTGCTTATAGAAAAGCCATTTTTACGAACGGCCTCGTGTTTCACGAAACAGTGACGCATTACGATCATCAAAAAAGCATGAGCTTCACAATAAAGGCTAACCCTCATGAGATTCCATCGACCACGCTCGATGAACACGTTGTCGTGGGGGGAAATTTCTTCGATGTCCTGAACGGAACTTACGAGCTAGAGCAGCTCGGCCACAACAAATACAGACTTCATTTGTACAGCCACTTCACCTTGAATACCACTTTCAACTTCTATGCAGGAATCTGGGCAAAATGGATTATGAAAGACATACAACGCAATATTCTAGCGGTTGAGAAACGACGCGCCGAAAAGGGCTAGGATACAACGACGATTCTTCATGCAATAACAATCTTTCATCAAACCATACACACCCAAATCATAGCCCTTTCAGAACGGTTTTGATTTGGGTATGCATTGGGTTTGTATTGGGTTTGAATTGGGTTTACATTGGGACTAAGACGTCCTAGTCCCGACCCAAGCTTATTGATGCTAGCTATTAGTCAGCGAGGCTGTCGGCTGCAAAACTTTCATGTTTCCATTAAAAAAATCATCAGGGTTAAAAGATCCTGATGGCCTTCGATCGCGGATATTCGCACATAAAAAAAGCCACCTTTCGATAGAGTACCCCCAGAAAGTGTCTAACTTTTTGGGGCATTGCATCGAAGGGCAGCTTTATTTTTTTAATTTATTCTAGTATGTGGACTTAAGGGGACCTTTTGTTTCCAGGTTCCTCTAACTGGAAACTGATGACCGGATGAAGCATTCTTTATGGTAAAGGTATATTCGCACGTTCTTTCCAAGTATTCCATCTCTCCGCTGACTTGCACTGTGGTATTCGGAGCTACTTTAATTTCCTCCTTACTGCTTTCCTTCACAAAATCTTCTAGCGTCGTTCCTTTTTTGTACAGGACCTTACCATTCCAGCGAACTGATCCGTCAACAAGAAGTTGATCCATCGTAATCAGGGAGTCTGACGCAGCGATCCAATCGAAGGCGCCATAATCTTCACTCGTAAATTCAGAACTATATTTTACACCGGCAAAGATTGCTGTAATATCAAAGCTCTTTTCCAAGCCGGTATCATTTGTAATCGTCATTGTACTACAGCCTTCGGTGCTGCGGTAGACTTTTCTACTGCCTTCAACTTCCTGTATATCTTTTTTTACGATTTCATAGCTTTCCCCTCGCGATTGGATATAAGTGATCGCGTCTAATTTATTATCAGATACTAATCCTACGATAAATTTCCGGGGATGGTCGCTAAAATTTTCTAAAAGGGAAACGATCAGTTTATTATCTGCACTCTTCTCCATTTTTAACCAGCCACTTTCCAGCTCCATCACGCCGGCTTTCGATAGTTTAAAGGGCTCCCCGGCTTTATTTTTTAAGGGCTCGCCTGTTATTCCATCCTTTACATAACTAATTGACCAATTGTCAGCTTTGATCGGCACATCTTGCTTGGTGAAGCCGGTATTGATTTTCTGTTCCGACAAACTGGGGTCAACAAGCTGATGATTCGCGTCGAAATCGTCTTTCACGCAAGAACCCAGCGAATACAAGGAAATAGATAATAAAGTAATGCTTAATAGCGAGGAAATCTTATTCGTCATTTGATGCTTTAAATACGTTGATGTTCTTTACATGAACGTATTTTTACCTGTTTTTCGTGTAAGTGATAAAAACTTTACGAAAACTTAACAGCATTATGGCTTCCACAGAATCTCACCATAGGTATAGATCTTTTTGTCGATGACGTTGTAATCCTCGTCGTATTGCGGCACATAAACAACATAATAAATCGGTCGTTGAATCTGCTGTACCGAGTGGGTTTCATCTTGATCTACATCGAAGATATTTTCGACAGAGCGTTCTGCTGTCCATTCCTTCGTTGTTCCCTGTGGATGTTTATCGAAGCGATGTTCTTGTAGCGAGCTGTAGAACCAATAACTCGGCGCCTCATCGGACAATAGGATTGTTTTATCCTCATTAAAAAGTCCTTCTGCCATGCCGGTATTCTCGAACCACATCACTTCCATATCCGCTTCGCCTATTGCAGAGCGATAGATCTCCCTGTCGCTAGTAAAAGCGATACAAAACGATTCTAAGCCTTTGACATGGAACAATAATTTAAAAGGCGACCTACTGAGCGTCAAGCTATGATTGAGCGAGGCGACTAATTTGTAGTCCTGTCTAGCTTTGATGCTAACGGATTGTTGTGCTATTGCGGAAGAACTGAGTGTGCACAGTGCGCATAGGATGAAGATGATCTTGAATTTCATGCCGTAAAAAAAGAAAAATCCCCCAACAGAAAAAATAGCTGTTTTGGGGGATTTGTATAACAGAAAGCCTAGGCTACTACTTAGCCTACGATTTCTTGAATTTCGTTCATGATTTTCTGAGCAATCGCTTCGGCCGCTTCAGGCGTATGTCCTTCCGAATATATACGAATAATAGGCTCCGTATTGGATTTACGTAAGTGGACCCATTCATTCTCAAAGTCTATTTTCAAGCCATCGATCGTCGAGTGTTGCTCATGCGCGTATTTTTCTTGCATTTTCGCTAATAGATTATCGATATCTAAACCTGGCGTTAGGGTAATCTTATTCTTTGACATGAAGTATTGAGGAAGTTCAGCACGATATTCAGACGCCTTTTTGCCTAGCTTTGCTAAATGTGTTAAGAATAAAGCGACACCCACCAATGCATCGCGACCGTAGTGAGAAGCCGGATAGATCACTCCACCATTACCTTCTCCACCCATCACCGCATCGACTTCCTTCATTTTCGTAACCACATTGACCTCGCCTACCGCAGCAGCAAAATACTCACCGCCGTGTTTTAAAGTTACATCACGTAATGCGCGCGTTGAGGAAAGATTTGACACCGTATTGCCTTTTTTATGGGTTAAGATGAAATCAGAAACTGCCACTAAAGTGTATTCTTCGCCAAATAATTCCCCGTCTTCCATCATGAATACTAAACGATCAACATCCGGATCTACGGCAATACCTAAGTCAGCTTTATTGTCGAGTACTGCTTTAGAAAGATCGGTCAAATGTTCTTTCAGAGGTTCCGGATTATGAGGGAATAGGCCATTTGGCTCGCAGTGTATCTTATAAACAGTCTCTACCCCTAAAGCTTTCAGAAGCTCAGGAATAAAAACTCCGCCTGTACTATTTACCGCGTCTACAGCAACTTTAAAGTTTGCTTTCTTAATAGCATCCACATCGACAAATTCTAACGCTAGCACATCGTCAATATGTTTTTGCAAGAATGTGTCATCCTTCGTAACCTTGCCCAGATCCTCTACCTGAGCGAAATCAAAGTCAAGGCTTTCTCCTAATTCAAGAACTTCCTTCCCCTTCGCATCATCGATAAACTCTCCTTTGCTATTCAATAATTTTAAGGCATTCCATTGTCCTGGATTATGCGATGCTGTCAAGATAATTCCTCCAGCTGCCTGCAATTTAGGAACAGCAATCTCTACGGTTGGTGTTGTCGAAAGGCCTAGGTCGATAACATCGATGCCCATGCTTTGCAACGTTCCGATAACTAAGTTAGACAGCATTTCGCCCGATACACGAGCATCGCGTCCAACAACGATTGTTTTATTTTCAGCAGCCTCCGTAACAATCTTTCCGTATGCAGCAGTGAATTTCACAATGTCTACAGGGGTTAGGTTGTCACCAGGTCTTCCTCCAATGGTTCCGCGGATTCCAGAAATAGATTTTATTAATGCCATAGATGTTCAAATTGATATAATGGCGGTAAATTTAAAGGATTTAAACAATTAATTCGATTATTATTCTTTTTTTCCATTATTTACCTATCTTTGTTGCAACAATGTTTCATTTGCAATAATCGAAAGGCTACTTGCATTTTTTTTATAGATTTGGTTTGAAAATTTTTAGACAAATCTATTTCATTAATATGTTAGATAAAATAATTCAGTTCGATCAAGACTTTTTCCTAGCCATCAATCAAGGCCTTAGCAACCCGGTCTTTGATTGGTTATTGCCGATATTACGTAATCCTTATACTTGGTCTCCTCTATACTTATTCCTGATTATCTTTTTCATTAAACATTATGGGAAGGTGGGCGTTTTGATCGTGGCTTGCACGTTAGCAACCTTCGGGATTTCCGATGCCACGTCTTCGCATTTAATCAAGAAAACAGTAAAAAGAGTTAGGCCATGTAACGACGTTGTTTTTAAAAATGAAGTCAACTTGAGAGCACGCTGTGGATCAGGATATAGTTTTACCTCATCACATGCGACGAATCATTTCGCTATGGCATTCTTCTGGATTGTTTTATTCCGAAGAAAATGGCGCCATACCTTATGGTTATGCATCTTATGGGCCGCTTCTATTGCGTTTTCTCAAATCTATGTAGGTGTGCACTATCCGCTCGATATACTCTGCGGTGCAATACTCGGCATGCTGATCGGTTTGGGAACGGGATATCTCTTTAAACGTTTTTTTCCGAAATTTTTCGAACCCACTAACCATATTCCAGCAACAACACCTGCATGAGTAGTTTCCTGATTGTATCGATCTTATTTTTCTCCGCCCTTGTGGCCGGTATCGCGGTATTCTTTGTAAAAAAAGATAACACCCAACTTTTAAAGCTTATCTTATCGTTCAGTGGTGCCTACCTCTTCGCGATTACCGTACTTCACTTAATCCCGGAAGTTTATCATAGCGGACAGACTTCAGGAGAGATAATTGGATTATACATATTAGGAGGATTCTTATTCCAGCTTGTTTTAGAGCATTTCTCACAAGGTATAGAGCATGGACATATTCATCAACATGAACATAAATTCCCAATCGGAATTCTAATCAGTTTGTGTTTGCATGCATTCTTGGAAGGTTTCCCATTAGCATCAGGACATAGAAATGAGCTTGTGTTTGGTATTGCAATCCACCACATCCCTGCGGCCTTCGCATTGGGTAGTTTATTGATAAACACCAAGCTGTCAAGACAGACAATTACACTTTTCATTGCTGCTTTTGCTGCTATGACGCCACTAGGCTTTATTGTCAGTAAGGGTGTATCGCAAGGCGACATTGGAAATGTTGCGCAGTATTTCGATAAGATGATGGCCGTAGTAATTGGTATCTTCTTACACATTTCGACGACTATTCTCTTTGAATCAGGATCTGCAGATCACCACACTTTCAATAAGAAGAAGATGGCAGCGGTACTGTTAGGTGTATTGGTATCATTGGCGAATTTCTTGTTCCCACATGATCATGATCATCATAATCATGGGCCAGCACAGGAACAACACGACCATTCTCATGATGGCCATGATCATTCTGGCGACGGACATAATCACGAAGGCCATGATCATGGACATGAAGGACATGACCATGATCACGACCATGCGCACTAAGCTTCGAAGGTCTCTTCCCCTTGAGGTCCTCTAAACTTATCTAATAGCGCACTTAATTGTAAGCATTCTTCTTCGCTGATGTTATTGGGCAATAAATCATCCAACATCATGCTGTTCTCGATTTCCGCGAGAAGATCGAGTCCTTTTTGAGTGATCAGTAAGTCGACAGCGCGCTTATCGGCACTGTTTTTCTCTCGGGTCACCAGGTCTTTGCTTACAATACGATCCACCAGGCGACTGATGTCGGGTGTCTTCGTTAGCAAGCGTTCTTTAAGTAAATTGTTTGTTACCGGATTTGGGTATTGTCCCCTCAATACCCGCAACACATTAAACTGTTGCAGTGTCAGCTGCTTCGCACCGGCCCTCTTCTCTAATACCACATTCAGCCAGTTGCTGCTGTATATTATGTTTATAGTTGCACGATGCCAAGCACTAGCAAATTTTCTGACCTTTACTAGCTCCTCGATCTTTGGCATATTTTAATACATTAGTGTGACTTAGCTTACAAATTAAAAGATTTTAATTCTTTATATTTGCTTCCGTTGAGATATTTTTATTAAAATTTAATCTAAATAAGTACAGATGCAAGACGTGATTAGCCTAGATAAGCTAAAAATTGGTGATAGAGTCAAAATCAACGAAATACAATCCCTAGACATTCCCGCGAAATTTTATGAACTTGGTTTCTACCCGGGATCAGTAATAGAAGTAAAACACAAAGCACCTTTAAACGGCCCTATCTGTCTAAACATCCTCGAAAACAATGCTTTAATTGCGATCCGTAAATCAGAAGCTAAACTTATCGTCGCAGAAAAAATCTAATGGCAAACCCAACAATCATTCTACTAGGGAATCCTAATGTTGGAAAAACTTCCCTATTTAATCGGCTTACAAAACTTAATCAAAAAGTAGGTAATTACCCAGGTATCACGGTTGAAAAACGCGAAGGTACTTTAAATGCGAACGGCAAAAAGTATCATGTTGTCGATTTACCAGGAACGTATACCTTATTTCCAAGTTCGTTAGACGAGGAAATTGTATTCAACGTTCTAAGCGATAAACAAAACCCATTATATCCAGACCTCACACTTGTCGTAGCGGAACCGTCGACCATTAAACGTTCGATCATCCTGTATCAACAAGCACGCGAACTGGGCGTTCCTGCAGTATTCGTCTTGAACATGATTGACGAGTTGGAAGAAAAGGGAATGCAGATTGATTTCGACAAGCTAGAAGCTTATTTACAGACAAAAGTATATAAGACCAATGCTCGTACGGGTAAAGGTATCGACGAACTGATCAAAGGATTGGACCAGAAAGTAGGTCATTACTTCGGAAATTACCGAATCTCTTCAGACTATCAGCCCGCTATGGAAGAAGCAAAGAAGCTCTTTCCTTTAGCCACTGAATATCTAACCTGGCAATACCTTGCCCAAGAGCAGGTTAGTATCTTGCCGGCAGAAACCCAACTTAAGCTTGCTGAGATCAGACAGCGCTATGCGCTAAATCCGCATGACTTGCAGAAGCAAGAATCCTTAGCGCGTCATGATCAAACAAGCAAAGACCTTGATCCCATCATCAACCAAACCGAGAACCAGAAACTTGGAAACACGAATAATATCGACAAGTTTTTGATGCACCCTGTATTCGGCTACGTTATTTTCTTTGGGCTATTATTCCTTATTTTCCAAGCAATCTATGCATGGTCCGGACCTGTGATGGACTGGATCGACGGCGCGTTCGGCGACCTGACAGCATTCTTGGATGATAAATTACCGGACGGCCCATTAGCTTCGCTTTTCATCTATGGTATTGTAGCAGGTATTGGCGGCATCGTTATTTTCGTGCCGCAGATTGTCATCCTATTCCTGTTTCTTTCCATTATGGAAGAGTCGGGTTATATGAGCCGCGTCGTATTTTTAATGGATCGTTGGTTAAAGCCTTTCGGATTAAACGGTAAATCGGTTATTCCTTTGATGTCGGGAGCGGCATGTGCTATTCCAGCAGTAATGTCGGCAAGAAACATCGAGAACCCTAAAGAACGATTGCTAACGATGTTGGTCACTCCTTTCATGACCTGTTCGGCACGTTTGCCCATCTATATCGTTATTATCGGCTTGGTGATCCCCGACGATAAATTCTTAGGATTTAATATGCAAGGGATTGCTCTATTTGCCATGTATATCCTGGGTATTGTCGGCGCGTTATTTTCAGCGCTTATTCTCAACAAGGTTATCAAAAGCGTTCGCTCTTCTTTCCTGATTTTCGAACTCCCAACTTATAAAATGCCTGATTGGAAAAATGTGGCAACGAATGTTTGGGATAAAGCATCGGGCTTCTTAATTGATGCCGGTAAAATCATCTTGTTAATCTCTATTGTTTTGTGGGTATTGGGCAACTTCGGCCCGAACGATAAGTTTTACAAAGCAGAAGACTATGTTGTTCAATCTGCACCGCAACTGGAAGGGGATGAATTAGCAAAAGCCGTTTCATCTTATCAATTAGAGCATTCTTTCTTAGGTTATATCGGCATGGGTATAGAGCCTTTAGTGAGACCATTGGGATATGATTGGAAGATGGGTATTGGTCTGATTTCATCCTTTGCTGCAAGAGAAGTCTTCGTCGGTACGATGGCAGTGGTTTACAGCCTTGGCGATGATGTGGATATTGAAGATGACGAACAGAAGAATACGTTATTATCTAAAATGCGTTCTGAAATCAACGCAAATACAGGACAACCGGCCTATAATATGGCTTCGGGAATCTCTTTATTATTGTTTTACGCCTTTGCAATGCAATGTATGGCAACTATCGCTGTTGTTCGTAAGGAAACAGGCTCTTGGCGCTGGACACTGATCCAAACAGTCTTTATGACTGGTCTTGCCTATCTTGCCGCATTCATTGCGTATCAAACTTTAAAGTAATGGAACTCAGTTTATTTATCCAATACGTTATTATCTTCCTACTTTTTGTAGGAGCGTTATATGCGATCTTCCGTTCTTTTTTCCCTGGGAAAAAGAAGAACAGCGCAGGCTGCGGCAAAGGCTGTGGTTGCTCTGTGGATATGTCGCAGAAATAAGAATATCGGAATAAAAACTCCTCCCAGACCGCTGTGCCTAATGCGTCAATGTAATCCTTAGGCACAGCGAATCGATAGGATTCGCCACAAGCAATCCTCCCCTCTTCG from Sphingobacterium sp. BN32 harbors:
- a CDS encoding DUF2335 domain-containing protein, yielding MTHINSKKGMDLGQQSEPAVEDVIPIEVERGLNEINPNLLKSLSKVQRREVLTTISLMQLRTHSGPLPQPETFEGYERILPGCAERILVMAEKQQNHRMGLEKMHLGEQLFQSKLGQIFGLLIAAICIGTGAFLVMNSYEVAGSILFGTTLLGLVTVFVIGKRSQHA
- a CDS encoding MarR family winged helix-turn-helix transcriptional regulator, whose protein sequence is MPKIEELVKVRKFASAWHRATINIIYSSNWLNVVLEKRAGAKQLTLQQFNVLRVLRGQYPNPVTNNLLKERLLTKTPDISRLVDRIVSKDLVTREKNSADKRAVDLLITQKGLDLLAEIENSMMLDDLLPNNISEEECLQLSALLDKFRGPQGEETFEA
- a CDS encoding ABC transporter ATP-binding protein; translated protein: MKELAYLNKFFYKYRWQIIPGVIFVIISNYFGILPAQVIREAFDLVKENIDLYRLYDGFERQGLIYQIFGNSLLFFGIVVLVLALLRGIFLFMMRQTLILTSRHIEYDLKNEIYQHYQELDFAFYRRNNTGDLMNRATEDVNQVRNYLGPAIMYAINTVVLSIMIIYAMYNVNAKLATYSLLPIPIISVLILFVNKVINRRSERIQRQLSHLSSFVQETFSGIRVIKTYTREKDKMNSFKVESDRYKDINLNLVKVQAIFFPLIIFLVGFSTIITVYIGGLEVNDGNITAGNIAEFIIYVNQLTFPAMSLAWVTSLVQRAAASQKRINEFLKTRSEIEEGSSEAKIAGDIRVDNISFTYPDTGIKAIDNISFHIPVGKTMAIIGKTGSGKSTIANLLLRMYDVDSGAILYDDKNIKNFKTHAVREQIGFVPQQVFLFSDTIARNIAFGLDQVDMPRIEQAAKDAAVYDNIKGFEEGFETHIGERGITLSGGQKQRVSIARALVKDPNILIFDDCLSAVDTKTEEEILHNLGRIMEGKTSIIIAHRISTIKNADQILVLDQGRIIERGTHQELLALEGEYSSLYEKQLLES
- the glmM gene encoding phosphoglucosamine mutase, yielding MALIKSISGIRGTIGGRPGDNLTPVDIVKFTAAYGKIVTEAAENKTIVVGRDARVSGEMLSNLVIGTLQSMGIDVIDLGLSTTPTVEIAVPKLQAAGGIILTASHNPGQWNALKLLNSKGEFIDDAKGKEVLELGESLDFDFAQVEDLGKVTKDDTFLQKHIDDVLALEFVDVDAIKKANFKVAVDAVNSTGGVFIPELLKALGVETVYKIHCEPNGLFPHNPEPLKEHLTDLSKAVLDNKADLGIAVDPDVDRLVFMMEDGELFGEEYTLVAVSDFILTHKKGNTVSNLSSTRALRDVTLKHGGEYFAAAVGEVNVVTKMKEVDAVMGGEGNGGVIYPASHYGRDALVGVALFLTHLAKLGKKASEYRAELPQYFMSKNKITLTPGLDIDNLLAKMQEKYAHEQHSTIDGLKIDFENEWVHLRKSNTEPIIRIYSEGHTPEAAEAIAQKIMNEIQEIVG
- the rplU gene encoding 50S ribosomal protein L21, translated to MYAIVNIAGQQFKVAKDQYLFVHRLQGDEGASIEFDNVLLAEDGGKFTVGTPSISGAKVSATILSHLKGEKVIVFKKKRRKGYKKKNGHRQQFTKIQITGISL
- the rpmA gene encoding 50S ribosomal protein L27: MAHKKGAGSSKNGRESHSKRLGIKIFGGQQAIAGNIIVRQRGTQHNPDSNVGIGKDHTLYALIDGTVVFRKKANNKSYVSVLPTEENN
- a CDS encoding phosphatase PAP2 family protein; translation: MLDKIIQFDQDFFLAINQGLSNPVFDWLLPILRNPYTWSPLYLFLIIFFIKHYGKVGVLIVACTLATFGISDATSSHLIKKTVKRVRPCNDVVFKNEVNLRARCGSGYSFTSSHATNHFAMAFFWIVLFRRKWRHTLWLCILWAASIAFSQIYVGVHYPLDILCGAILGMLIGLGTGYLFKRFFPKFFEPTNHIPATTPA
- a CDS encoding ZIP family metal transporter translates to MSSFLIVSILFFSALVAGIAVFFVKKDNTQLLKLILSFSGAYLFAITVLHLIPEVYHSGQTSGEIIGLYILGGFLFQLVLEHFSQGIEHGHIHQHEHKFPIGILISLCLHAFLEGFPLASGHRNELVFGIAIHHIPAAFALGSLLINTKLSRQTITLFIAAFAAMTPLGFIVSKGVSQGDIGNVAQYFDKMMAVVIGIFLHISTTILFESGSADHHTFNKKKMAAVLLGVLVSLANFLFPHDHDHHNHGPAQEQHDHSHDGHDHSGDGHNHEGHDHGHEGHDHDHDHAH